In the genome of Amaranthus tricolor cultivar Red isolate AtriRed21 chromosome 15, ASM2621246v1, whole genome shotgun sequence, one region contains:
- the LOC130801540 gene encoding uncharacterized protein LOC130801540 gives MNAAMSAELNVPKDVLQPLLKASNSSTLSEALEKLIVVSKSDDGRSDLASKHILPIVLQLLQHLSYPSAHPVLLLSLRLLRNLCAGDAVNQNLFIEQNGAAIVSSAINSVGYDSDNSACTIVRTALQVLANASLAGKESQRVIWDQFFPDFFLRIVSIRRRETCDPLSMIICTCCDGNIYLFSELCRNPGLAIIVKIVRTASEVGFGEDWVKILLSRICLEESHLPALFQYLNDDFNKLEDHQSRNIHFTGDQAFLLRIVSEILNERLEDIHVGSEFALYILGLFKNAIKAIDFYTKGQSKLPTGVPSIDVLGYSLILLRDVCAQGSKTVSEENEILDVVASLVSRGLLDLLLSLLNELELPTSIRKTMKPDMNQVPSSYSPKMCPYQGFRRDIVAVIGNCLYRRKNVQDEVRKKNCIFLLLQQCVLDDDNPFLREWGIWCASNLLQGNDDNKQIVADMEMQGIVEVPELAKLGLQVKIDPNTRRATLVNIT, from the exons ATGAATGCTGCGATGTCTGCGGAATTAAATGTCCCAAAGGATGTTCTACAGCCATTGCTAAAGGCTTCAAATTCGTCAACATTGAGTGAAGCCTTAGAAAAGCTTATTGTTGTTTCAAAAAGCGATGATGGACGATCAGATCTTGCATCGAAGCATATACTCCCAATTGTACTCCAGCTACTTCAGCATCTCTCGTATCCATCGGCACATCCTGTTCTCTTGTTGTCTCTTAGACTTCTCAGAAATCTATGTGCAGGAGATGCGGTGAATCAGAACTTGTTCATTGAGCAGAACGGTGCTGCAATCGTTTCTAGTGCAATCAATTCTGTGGGCTATGATTCTGATAATTCAGCTTGCACAATTGTACGCACTGCCTTACAGGTGCTAGCAAATGCTTCACTTGCCGGGAAGGAAAGTCAGCGTGTAATATGGGACCAATTTTTCCCTGATTTTTTTCTCAGAATCGTTAGTATTCGCAGAAGGGAAACTTGTGATCCTTTGAGTATGATTATTTGTACTTGTTGTGATGGAAACATTTACTTGTTTTCTGAGCTTTGCAGAAATCCAGGATTGGCTATCATTGTTAAAATTGTTCGTACAGCTTCAGAag TTGGATTTGGAGAAGATTGGGTCAAGATACTACTGTCAAGAATTTGTTTGGAGGAATCTCATTTACCTGCATTGTTCCAGTATCTAAATGATGACTTTAACAAACTAGAAGATCATCAAAGTAGAAATATTCATTTTACAGGAGACCAAGCTTTCCTTTTGCGCATTGTGTCTGAAATTTTGAATGAAAGACTCGAGGATATTCATGTTGGTTCGGAGTTTGctttatatattcttgggttgttTAAGAATGCTATCAAAGCTATCGATTTTTACACCAAGGGCCAGTCAAAGCTGCCCACTGGCGTCCCTTCTATTGATGTCCTTGGATACTCGCTCATTCTTTTGAGAGATGTATGTGCGCAAGGGAGTAAGACAGTTTCTGAAGAGAACGAAATTCTAGATGTTGTAGCTTCATTAGTGTCTAGGGGGCTTTTGGATTTGCTATTATCCCTACTCAATGAGCTTGAATTACCAACATCAATCAGGAAAACTATGAAACCGGATATGAACCAAGTGCCATCTTCTTATTCGCCAAAGATGTGTCCATACCAGGGTTTCAGAAGAGACATTGTTGCAGTCATCGGAAATTGTTTATACAGAAGGAAAAATGTACAAGATGAAGTGAGAAAAAAGAACTGTATATTTCTTCTTTTACAGCAATGTGTTCTCGATGACGATAATCCCTTCTTAAGGGAATGGGGCATATGGTGTGCCAGCAATTTGTTGCAAGGTAATGATGATAACAAGCAGATTGTTGCTGATATGGAGATGCAAGGCATTGTAGAGGTTCCTGAACTTGCTAAGCTAGGCCTGCAGGTTAAAATTGACCCCAATACTAGACGTGCTACGCTTGTAAATATAACTTGA